A genomic window from Planococcus rifietoensis includes:
- a CDS encoding NAD(P)H-dependent flavin oxidoreductase, which produces MPKLPVIVAPMFLVSTPQMVIESGRAGVIGSFPLLNARPAEECAKWLVEVKEALGDIPWAVNFISHRGSNKRYDEDVELIREHQPPIVITSLGSPAEVLEIVHAYGGLVYSDVANAKHAKKAAQSGVDGLILVCAGAGGHGGTLNPFAFIAAVKKFFDGTIILSGSLSTGQDVAAALLMGADYAYMGTRFLAVEESSAPEEYKQMVIDSSIEDILYTDSFSGVPVNVLIPSLEKQGIDPKTLKAKKEVDLSHLVNAKAWRDIWSAGHGVTTVTKRETVKEAVEQLEREYEEGVNALVRNH; this is translated from the coding sequence GTGGCGCCGATGTTTCTTGTGTCGACGCCCCAGATGGTCATTGAATCAGGGCGTGCCGGTGTCATCGGCTCGTTCCCTCTATTGAATGCGCGTCCCGCTGAAGAATGCGCGAAATGGCTCGTTGAAGTGAAAGAAGCGCTTGGCGATATTCCGTGGGCTGTCAATTTCATCAGCCACCGTGGTTCGAACAAGCGCTACGACGAAGACGTCGAATTGATCCGTGAGCATCAGCCGCCGATTGTTATCACGTCGCTTGGCTCGCCTGCAGAAGTACTCGAAATCGTCCATGCATACGGCGGCCTCGTCTATTCAGATGTAGCAAATGCGAAGCATGCGAAGAAAGCGGCACAAAGCGGCGTCGATGGATTGATCCTTGTGTGCGCAGGCGCTGGCGGGCACGGGGGCACGCTCAATCCGTTCGCTTTCATTGCGGCGGTCAAGAAGTTCTTTGACGGCACCATCATCCTGTCGGGTTCTTTGTCGACCGGCCAAGATGTGGCAGCTGCTTTATTAATGGGCGCAGATTATGCCTATATGGGTACGCGCTTTTTGGCGGTCGAAGAAAGCAGCGCGCCCGAAGAGTACAAGCAGATGGTCATCGACTCCTCGATCGAAGACATTCTTTATACCGATTCGTTCAGCGGCGTTCCGGTGAATGTCCTCATCCCAAGCCTTGAGAAACAAGGCATCGACCCGAAAACCTTAAAGGCGAAAAAGGAAGTCGATTTGTCTCATCTCGTCAATGCCAAGGCATGGCGTGATATTTGGTCGGCGGGACACGGCGTGACGACGGTGACGAAGCGCGAGACGGTCAAGGAAGCTGTCGAGCAGCTGGAGCGGGAATATGAAGAGGGAGTGAATGCGCTTGTACGAAACCATTAA
- a CDS encoding enoyl-CoA hydratase-related protein, protein MRLYETIKTELSDGILTLTLNRPEKMNAYTEQMNEELLDFYRNVDADDEVRVIVVTGAGRAFCAGMDLSDGGSTFASEQSAEEYRDLGGQVSNQVYEVKKPIIAAINGPAVGIGMTMTLPMDIRIVKKDAKIGFVFGRRGIGPEASSGWFLPRIVGIGKALEWTLTGRYIPTAEAVEAGLMQYESEDPLEKAYEIARDIAENTAATSNSFTRQLLWKMLGADHPHESHLAESKFLHWAGQNADADEGIQSFVDKRKAEFPMKASELPDFFDEKK, encoded by the coding sequence ATGCGCTTGTACGAAACCATTAAAACCGAATTATCGGATGGGATTCTGACATTGACCTTGAATCGCCCTGAAAAAATGAATGCCTATACGGAACAAATGAACGAAGAATTATTGGATTTCTACCGCAATGTGGATGCCGACGACGAAGTGCGCGTCATTGTCGTGACCGGTGCCGGGCGGGCGTTTTGCGCCGGGATGGACTTATCGGACGGCGGCTCGACGTTCGCTTCCGAACAAAGTGCGGAAGAATACCGGGACCTCGGCGGGCAGGTCAGTAACCAAGTTTATGAAGTGAAAAAACCGATCATTGCCGCCATCAACGGCCCTGCGGTCGGCATCGGCATGACCATGACTTTGCCGATGGATATCCGCATCGTCAAAAAAGATGCGAAAATCGGCTTTGTCTTCGGACGCCGCGGCATCGGCCCGGAAGCTTCCTCCGGCTGGTTTTTGCCGCGCATCGTCGGCATCGGAAAAGCACTCGAATGGACACTGACGGGGCGCTACATCCCGACGGCTGAAGCGGTGGAGGCGGGGCTCATGCAATATGAATCGGAAGATCCGCTTGAAAAAGCATATGAAATCGCACGGGACATTGCAGAAAATACCGCCGCCACATCCAATAGCTTTACGCGCCAATTATTATGGAAGATGCTTGGCGCGGATCATCCGCATGAGTCGCATCTTGCGGAATCGAAGTTCCTCCACTGGGCGGGGCAAAATGCTGATGCGGATGAAGGCATTCAATCCTTTGTCGACAAGCGTAAAGCGGAGTTTCCAATGAAAGCGAGCGAGCTTCCGGATTTTTTTGATGAAAAAAAATAA